A window of Nicotiana sylvestris chromosome 8, ASM39365v2, whole genome shotgun sequence genomic DNA:
GGCACAAAATTAACTCTGAAATTCTGAAAGGAAGGTTTTTATTTTCTGTTGCCGGTATCCATGATGATGTTTATGTTGTTGGAGGCTGTTCTAGCCTTACTAACTTTGGGAAAGTTGATAAGAGTTCATTTAAGACACATAAAAGCATGCTCGCTTTTAGTCCCTTGATGAGAACGTGGCGTAAAGCTGCACCAATGAAGCATGCAAGATCATCCCCTATTTTAGGAGCGTATGAGATCAGTTCAGATTGTTTAATTATTAGGAATCAACAAACTCGAGGAGACAGAAGATTTTACCGTCCAAGAGTTGGTGGGGTATCTGATGTTTATGAGGATCCTCATAGACTTTCAGTTAGACGCCAGTTTCGATATTCTCTGGATGAGAACGAGCTTACGTCCTTGCCAAGTGTGAAACCATACAAGTTTATCAAACAAAAAGGCGAACATTCAAATAAAGATCAAAGATGCTTTCTCTTGATTGCTGTAGGGGGTCTTGGATGCTGGGACGAGCCTCTGGATTCTGGGGAAATTTATGATTCCATGTCAAATAAATGGACAGAGATCCAGAGGCTGCCTGTAGATTTTGGAGTAGCTTGTTCGGGGGTTGTGTGCAATGGGATGTTTTATGTTTATTCAGAAAGTGATAAGGTAGCAGCATATGACATTGAGAAGGGCTATTGGGTTCGAATCCAAATCAGTCCATTCCCTCCCCGAGTTCATGAATACCACCCTAAACTTATATGCTGCAATGGACGGTTATTTATGCTCTCTGTCTCGTGGTGTGAAGGAGAAGGTCAGATTGGCAGGAGAAACAAAGCAGTAAGAAAGCTTTGGGAGCTTGATCTTATGTATCTCACTTGGACAGAAGTTTCAACACATCCTGATGCCCCAATGGATTGGAATGCCGCGTTTATTGCTGATAAAAACTTTATATTTGGAGTTGAAATGTTCAAAATATTCGGGCAGGTGCTAGACTTCTTGACTGTTGGACAAGTATCTGGTGCTGGAACAAGCTGGAGCCATATCTCAAGGAACCATCTACCCCATGAATTGGATGCTGCTTCTTGCTTGACTAAATCCATGGCAGTGCTACACTTGTGACGGATCAAAGAAGACCTACGATAACATCTGTTTCCTCAGCTTCAGATCTTCTGAATGCCAACTA
This region includes:
- the LOC104234109 gene encoding F-box/kelch-repeat protein At5g42350-like; translation: MTSERLTGEESIQQDLESLSVSKKLVRSVSQKLKKKNHRSGGGEEDDDRGVSLRCLMLYRRGGGCKVGADTGDELWDSCGRRRSNASEEGKGYAPICGNEETTVDCFAYGLREKFWRRTNRKSLELEAALQNKSMNVFLPDDILEMCLLRLPFMSVMNARLVCKKWRNLTMTPRLWRMRQEGSFQNPWVFLFGVVKDGCCSAEIHALDVSFNQWHKINSEILKGRFLFSVAGIHDDVYVVGGCSSLTNFGKVDKSSFKTHKSMLAFSPLMRTWRKAAPMKHARSSPILGAYEISSDCLIIRNQQTRGDRRFYRPRVGGVSDVYEDPHRLSVRRQFRYSLDENELTSLPSVKPYKFIKQKGEHSNKDQRCFLLIAVGGLGCWDEPLDSGEIYDSMSNKWTEIQRLPVDFGVACSGVVCNGMFYVYSESDKVAAYDIEKGYWVRIQISPFPPRVHEYHPKLICCNGRLFMLSVSWCEGEGQIGRRNKAVRKLWELDLMYLTWTEVSTHPDAPMDWNAAFIADKNFIFGVEMFKIFGQVLDFLTVGQVSGAGTSWSHISRNHLPHELDAASCLTKSMAVLHL